The DNA region ttttttatttatatttaatttacattttattttaaaacacatATTCTTCAAAACATTTGTCTCAGTGCATCAAAGGCCCCCATAAATCAGggcatttattaaaaatgcatttgtaACTTGAACAGTTTGCTGAAAGTTGTTCACCAGCAgcaaagagaaaatcaaagcGAGAAGAAAGTTTGTTTTGCCATTTCCTCTGGCTGGGCcactttattaattttaaaataaaatggcaCGACCATTAACAATGCGCCAAGCAGAGTCCACTTGCAGTGGCGACTAAAAAACTGCAAAGCCACAATAAACAATACACAGTGCACAAGGACGAGAAGGAGGACGAGAACAAGGACGAGAAGAGCCAGCAAAGCTGCAGCGAAATAAAACATGCTTACTTACACAATGTTGAGTACGTGTAGAACACATATATCCTAGGTACGTAATTCGTATACTTCTCGGCAACACTGCCCTGTAAAAAGCATCAAAGGACTGGGAAGGACTTTCTTCGCACGCTTCGCAGTCATTTGGAGCATATGTTTCGAACATTTTTCATAATCAAAAAGCTTTTAGCGGCGGACAGTGGCAATGATGGCTGTTGAGGATGCTGCATTTCCCGCTGCCACGCCCCTTGAGCACCGCCAGTGGGCAAGTGGAGCTTATTGTCCGTTTCATTTTCGAGTGCAGCAGCGTGTAAAATCGCAATAATGCACAAGATTCCCAGCGTAGCGCACAGTTGTCCACAGACCGTTTCCCTTTTCCGGGAATAAAAACCGAATCCGGCAGTTGGGTGTTACTGCATGACGAACTGTCGGTACCCTGACCAAActaaaaattactttaaagCCAAATATGTCTGATTAAAGtacctaaatattttgtattcaCCGAATAacacaacttttaaaataactatttatgtatttcatttaataaaaaactagATACATTTTAAGGATTTCTAAattgtttctttaaaaaatgtttttgttcccgttatttatacaaataatacaaatattaatattaatatttatacaaatatttataatatttatacaaataaatattttaatagaaacaaTACGAAAACAGAAAATTgagaatgtataaaaaaaatctttaaaaaaaaaatccgtTTATGACATgatataaaacatatttattagaCAAGTTTCTCACCTAATGATTTTTGAGTATcgcatataaaatatataaaaaaaaatttttttaattaaaatccgTTCATGACATGATATAAATCTTATTTACTAAACAAGATTCTCACCTAATGAATTCTGAGTATCGCATATAAAATATTGGATACTCATATTTAAACCTATGAATGCAGTCTCTTAAGTTTGCTTTCCCTTTAAACTATCAAAATATTTAGGGAAATCTAAGAAACTCTAACAATAGAGCATTCCCACTTGACAAATGCAAGCCAAACTGCGAGCAGAAGCGACAACAGAAACAACACTACAAGCATTTGTCATGGCAATTGATTGCGAAGAAATCCACAAcacccaaaaacaaattcaatttaactttcagcaaaaaaaaacgcaCATAGCAAAAATAAATGCTGCCACAACACAAACATCGGGGAATACAACGAAAACAATATGAAATTGAATTCAATTTTCATAGGCATAAATATCTCTAACAAATAGCATTAAATTACAAAAGTAACACAAATGAAATCATTCGATTATAATGGCAATATTTTGTGCATTTCGCAAATTTTcaacaatatttatttgctGTTGACATTTGAGAGGCGAACGGATGACCAGTGAAAGAGCAGCCCATTATTTGATTCTGGCCTACATTTTATTATTGCCTCTGCGAAGGCTTTTAATTGGCTTTCATTAATTTTTACGCAATGCCGGTCATGATATGCAAAtaaattgcgcatacgcctCGTTGCTGCCACATAAAGCACAGCCGTGACCAGCACGGTAATTGATGCTAAAGATGCCCTAGATGCGGCTGAATAAAGCTGTAGCTTTTAGATTGAAGCCTTTGTTATCCTTGCAATAacgcaaaataaaataaaatacaatttaaccaAGCAATTTACCTACCGCAAACAAATCAAGAAGAAGCTTGTTTAAATTCCGTAGCTAATGCCCCAAGtaagttttctaaaatatACCGCCACCTAATCAGCATAAAGCCCGCACTTTATCCCCTGAGGTTTGCTACACTTCCTATATAAATAAAGACCGTTCTCAGCTTAAAGTTCCCCGGCTCAGAGGTCATAATTTCTGGTTAAGCTGAGCGTAATCGGCACTTTTACCTAAATGGACCATAAGGCGTTAAAATGTTGTTATCGCCCCGCACAAAAACCCAGGTCCACACTTCCCTACTACCCAAGCCACTTTTTTCTTTGGCCCTTCGACTTACCTTTGGCAGTGCAATAAAAAGCCGAAATACATTTCGATTATGCGGCAAGAAAGAACATTTCTCCTGCCTTCTCTAACTTTTCTTCGAATGTTTCGTTTTTTTTCCCCattctattttatttcatttctgtAAATTTTCCTGCGGCCCTCGACGACAATTTTGGGGGGATTCCACAACCCTTACTGGCGGCAATAAAAGAACGAATTTTGTAAGAAAATAggataaaatataatttgctTGAAAGCCAAAAATATGCTTACGAATTGGCGGGGGGTGTGGCTATCATTTTTATGGCCAAAGTATTCGAATtgttttgcccaaattgatgtCATTTTACCCCTGAGCATATGCCCAAGTATCCCTCAGCGTTTCCAGTCATATTTCTTTCTTAAAaagtttatacatatatacaagaAATTCTGGTGATAGCAATTATGTGTCTGCGATTAGTTGGAAGTGCGCTCTGTTGGTAAGTTTACTTCTTTTGGTCTTCAACATTTTCAAGTTATAACAACTTTTTCAGCTGTTGCAAATTGGGTCTCAAATGCTTGTGCTTTTTTGCCTTCTCCACGATCGGAATTCTGATCATAGTAGCTTTGGTGGTGTATTTTTGTTTCTTCTTCAATAAATCGGAGGACACTACAACAAAGGCCTACTCGGATTCTACGACGGACACCACTCTAGAGGACAGCATAACCAGTACTACTGATACCAAGATGCTAATCAGAGCGTATCTTCATCAACTAATAGATAGAATAtgatttgtaaaaaaatagGTATCGAAAATTCAATAAAACCATGGGTAATTTAAATAGTGTGTTAGAAAAGGACTAGTGAGTTAGATCTTCCCGATTTGATGCAGtgctaaatttatttattcatctGATTTACTTATAGAGgatgtattttaaatatatatgcacTTTAGaaaatttctttaatataGTTAACATTTGGTATCAAACTTATCGTGCTTTGCAAAAAAACtgtttaaaaaattatccCAGCCCATCGAATTGGCAACTTTACCAACGAAAGGCAATCGCAAAACCATTTTATGATAGCTTTACTATTAACCAAAGCATATGTATAATTCACGTTactatttttaatagttttaaacCTTTTTTACAGTTAAATAACTATTCGTATTGgtaaattttttccaatataattttgtgtgtgtttgggaAGTAATTAAGGAAAGAAGTATATTTTTGATTCAAGTTGTTTttggaaattaaaaatgactaaatatttaaacGACTCATATAAGAATTTAAtcattttttcaattaaaaagtttttgtattttcagcAAATACTATTAATGTCTTAGCAATTTAGGCAATATTTATCAAATTAACTGGTCAATGGCAATAGAAATCCACTGAGTGCCTTTAGATATAATTGTTCGGTATACACAttaagccaaagccaaagccaaagccatTTCAATCCAAATGGAGTACTCCTGGTCAAGGCACTTGGCACTCGGTTAGCTTGCCTTTCACTTATTTGGCCCGCGAACGGAGGAAATCTGTGTGGAAAACCCGCCAACCCATCAAATGCTGCTGTTGTGTGAAAAACCGATGCCAGTAGTTAATGGTACTTTGTATGCAAAGTGCAAGACAAAACGAAAGCAAACAAAAGGGCAAAGTCAGTGGAGCCACGGAGCCAGGAGCCAGGAGCCATTGGGAAAAAGTTGAAAGAAGACGTCCGCCCGGTGGCCACAAAACCGTTTTTTGGCTGCCATTTgattatataaaatttccgCATTTTTCGCTGGCTGTAAGCGTTTAGTGGCAAACAACTGACAGCTGCCGAAATGCCGGCGAGCGCTTAGTTCCCCCAGCTGCCGAACATATCCCCCGATGTCTGTGATGTGATTAAGATGGTTAGTCATTCCATTTAAGAGCTTGGCCCTAAGCTCCTTCGCCACTAAAACGGAAGCCGGGCGAACGACTCTCGTGGGCCATCAACGATATCGAATCAGTTTCTcgcaaaaaaattaatgtcgGTTTATTTCCTTGACGCACTTACACCCATCCCTGCCACACTTTCAATAACTGCGATAAAAATACATAGTTTTCATTGTTGTATGTGGTAAACAGCTGCAGGTAATGGTTTTTAtgtctatttaatttgtatttcatGTTAGCTGGCAAACCACTATCGGTAAAAAGTGCCCCAAAACCTTTTATACAAATGGTATttggtttatatttttttgatgttttttaACCTCATATTCAATTATAACTTTATGatattttcacatttttttgaAGAGTTCACACCAGCTTTTGAATGAATTCGATAGGTAAAAACATGTTTGATCAGCAAGAGTATTGTGTCATTAATTCCATTTTCGCTTTTTAATTTgccaaaccaaaaaaaaatgcttcAATGAGTTTAATTTCAATCGAATTTCggtttcctttattttttcattatgTGAAGAGCTTGGTTGGAATTTCTTCTTTTCCACAGATTCCCAAGTTTTTTGCTCTCCACTGCCTTTTACAGCATTTGAGCATTTGGTATTTGCTACCTAGAAATCGAAGAGGTGGGCGGGGACTTTTACCATTACTTcgatttgtttcttatttaaattttgtatacACTTCAGTTggagagaaagagaggggaACAAGCAGATAGAAAGAGAGGGAGAATAAGGGAATGGGGACCTTAAGTGCCTTTGTCGGTTGCAAAAGCGAATTAATGCCGGGGGAAAAAAACGAAGAGGAAAATCGCTGCGGTTTCCTACTCTAATGCGATTAATTTATATCCTCTCCCAACTACAACAAATAAAAGCAAAAGAAATGGGAgggataaaataaaaatatatatttattttacagcTGCTGCACTTAGATGTGCGATGGCAATAAAAAGCAGCCCCAGCAAGTGGCATTCAACAccttttttttcgttttctaTTTCCTTCGCCAGAAAAGCTTAATAAACAAACGCCGAAAATGGTCTAGAGGTGGGTGGTGGGGTGGCAgatgggtggttgggtggctgGGTGGTGCGTTATAAACATTTAAGTCCACAATTTGCACAGCGTGTAAGGGCGCACCGCCACAACCTGCACCACCATCACCCACCCACCAAAGCGATGTCCTCTCCACTCCGCTTCAAGTGGAACTATCCGAGCAGCGGCCAAATGCTGCtggccaaatgcaattttcaCGTGCAACCGCAACGATATTTATGCCACACGAGCAACAAAAGCTCAGCCGGAACCAATTTCAACACTATAAGAAATGCACATAtgactttatttttataaagggGGTTTTCTCAAATCTCGGccatttaatgttttttttaatttcttgcgAGGAACCATTTAATCTTGGAACTGTGCATTCTTTACCATATACTTATTACttagaaaaatacatttataaattgtttaaaGTTCAAGAAAGTAAAAACTTTTTATAGTACAGGCCTTCAAAGTAGAGCAAAAACAAATAGGGATACCTTATCGATGGTTACGGTTCCGGCCGAACGATTGATAGGAAATcaacaagaaaaacaaaattttaatctAGTTTTCGTAGTAATGTAGTTTTCGTATGGATATGAGCTAAGATAATTCAAAAATTATTGGCCCGACTTAAAagctaaaactaaaaaaaaaatttttttataacgtTTTGTTGAACTTAACAAACTTCACAATACAATCATTAAACCTAAACACTTCCATTTCCAATTTTTTAGtttgacaaaaataaaaattctatttatatatatataatatatgtttttttaaattttgaagtATGATTTTATgtgataaatataaaattcttatttcataaaatatgCATAAATTTGTTCAAGTGACCGAGGAGGCACTCCAGCTGCTGTCAGGCTGCTCGTTCCACAATAACTGACACTGGTTGACGCCACCACCCAGCACCACCCACAGAGCACCCCCAACCACCCACAGGCCCCACCCAAAGGCACAGCTGCACCTTTCGCCACCATCGCATGTGTGTGTGGTTGGCTGTGCGGGTGTGTGTAAGTGTGTGTTGCGTTTGGTCGTTGGGGTCGAAAAGTTCCATGCGTGCCCTTCGCTTCATGGGATGTGGCAACATAAACATGCCCCCAACTGCGGCATTAGGGAAAGAGGGGCCATGGACCAATGCAAGGTGAAAATATTTTGGGAAATTCCAAAATTGAACTTTGGCCGGGCAGAAACTTTATTTCAGTCCAGAAATATCACATTTTTGAAGAGAAATGAAAACATTAGCATATATCAGAAATTTCGGAGCGGTATAGAATAAAATTACGTGCTATTTTCAATTTCGTCATTGAATTAATTAAGTTACACTAACTAGTGCTTACTTTAAAGTGGGGAAGTGCCTCTACTTTTGTCGATCATAACCTTAAACCATTAACATAAACTATATATGGTATATATACTAATTAAGTGTAGTTGTACAACAGAAATTATTTGtaagcaaaaaaaatgttaacaaactttttaaaattgtagtAAAATTTTACAGAAGAAGCAAAAGATTTTAAGAAGATGCGTTTGGACAATATTTCTAAAAGATAGGTTTTTGATTAGGGAcactatatatatagtatacaTACATTGTATACCTGcttcttattttttaaatatttttttattgtagtTGTCTTATCAATATTATAAGAGAACAaagtattaaaataaaactacCTTTAACTTTTCTTCCAATAAATTGTATAGCCATTATTCACTTTTATGGTATTTTCGCACTTACTGTAGTTTAAAGCCCAATCTTATTTATGGCAGTAGCATTCAAATGCGAAGTGTCACTACTGGGCCCCAAAATGCTCAATGGCTTCCGTTTGGTAACGACAGCGACGACAACCCTGCAATCTCAAGGAGTCATAAACACGACCCGAGCACCTGCATCTGCCACGATTTCCCACTTTTCGCccctggaggaggaggaggaggaggaagaggagTTACGGGTTCGGGTTTCCGCTTCCGCTGCAATGTGTCGCCCGCCATTATGCAAATGTCGGCTCTCAAGTGGACAGACTGCTCATTGCAATCTGCATTTAAATGACCCCAGCACGCTCCGAGATTTCTCGGCATCATttgcaaaaatattaaagaaaacCCCTAGCCCGAAATAGAATATTTCATGTGCTGAGAATTATGCATCTCTGCGCCTTTTGCAGCAGTTATCATTGCAAATGAGTTGCGGAAAAAGGTAATTGAAAGATGGTTTTGGGAAACGATTTCTTATActtatcaaatatttatttgcacAGTAATCGTACCTTGTGAagtaaacaatattttattacaAAGTTGGTATAAAGGATAAagttaaatgaaatgaaataaataataagttaaatgaagaataatatgcattaaaaataaaaaaattagtaCTTTCATTGTATAATTAGTTGACAGAATATAACATATTATCTGTTTTGCTTGAACTGTTAAATAGTTTCTTAACTTATTTTAAAGactttataaaacaaattaaaattggAGCATTAAAGGTATATTAATGATACTATTTATTccaacaaaatttatttttaatgcagattaatttcaaaatatatttgcaAGCCAAGGGGCTTAGATTTAGTTATTTTTTGCCAGGTCCTGGCTGTGATCCTTCCGATAAAAGCATCCCCAAGTAATGGCTATAATCTCTGTGTGCCGAGATCCGAGCCCCAGACTAATTTGGCCTTTAGCCTGAGCAGGTGCAGGATGCAGAGAAGGTCCCCTGTCGTTTTCATAATTTTGACAAGGTAACACACaccaagcacacacacacacactccgCAGGGGAGACAGCTAATAAAGTTACACCCCCACACACACTCACCGATACAGACTAAAAGATTGTGTGTGTAATGCGTTTTGTTATGCTCCCTTTTCCCCCAAGAGAGTTGTTAACGTTTTTTCATAGCCTTGTTTACTCTTTTTCATCTTGGCGCCGAGACTCTAATGACACGCCCACAGCCCCCCACTTACCCCCggggccacgccccctttggCTAGCGAGCGATAAGCGacaataaacataaaaaatgaatGCTCAGCCCCCGGTGGAGCAGGCTTTTCCCACCCCCAGCCAGCCAAGCCCCCCGGTTTTCCCAGCTTTTTCACAATTCCAACGCACGCCTGGCGAAAATTTTAACAACCGCATGAGATTTTCCGCCGTCAACCTTTATTGTTGCTCTCACGGATTTTTGCGGATTTTCAACCCATAAACATCTTTTTCATt from Drosophila subpulchrella strain 33 F10 #4 breed RU33 chromosome 2L, RU_Dsub_v1.1 Primary Assembly, whole genome shotgun sequence includes:
- the LOC119548117 gene encoding protein midgut expression 1 translates to MCLRLVGSALCCCCKLGLKCLCFFAFSTIGILIIVALVVYFCFFFNKSEDTTTKAYSDSTTDTTLEDSITSTTDTKMLIRAYLHQLIDRI